A stretch of DNA from Cellulomonas sp. WB94:
AACGACGTGCAGGTGACCCCCCTGCTCGACAAGGCGGTCCGCGTGACGTTCACCGGGACGGTGCCCACGACGACGCCGTCGCAGGTCACGATGACCTACACCGTCTTCGGCAACGGGCAGGTCCGGGTGGACAGCACCCTGCAGCCGGGCGCGAGCGACCTGCCGTACATCCCGGAGGTCGGGACCGTGCTCACCGTGCCGAGCGAGCTCGAGACGCTCACCTGGTACGGCCGCGGACCGGGCGAGTCGATGCTCGACCGCACGTCGGCCACCGACGTCGGCCTCTACAGCGGGGCAGTGAGCGACCAGGTGACCAGGTACCTCCGGCCGCAGGAGTCCGGCAACAAGACCGACGTGCGCTGGGCGACCCTGACGGACGCGGAGGGCAACGGCCTGCTCGTCTCCTCCGACACCCCGCTCGAGGTGAACGCGTCCCACTACGCGCCGGAGGACCTGTCCCAGGTGATCAGCCGCAACGGGCAGCACTGGTACGACACCCCGCCACGGGCCGAGGTCGTGCTGCGCGTCAACGCCCATCAGATGGGCGTCGGCGGCGACGACAGCTGGGGCGCACCGGTGCACGACGAGTACACGCTGTTCGCCGATCACGCCTACGCCTACAGCTACAACCTCACGCCGTTCACCGCCGGCGAGGACCCGATGATCCTCGCGCGGCAACAGGTCGCCGCTGGCGTCGTCACCGACTCGCCGGTCGACTAGCGGTTGCGTGAGCTCGCGCGCATCGCAGCGATCGGCGTGGCGGGGTGTCCCTCCGCAGCAGCGGGCGTGGAGCGGCGACACCCGTCGGAGCGGGTCGACCGGACGGCGCTCACCCGTCACAGGGACAGGCAGGCGCTCCGGAGCCGCGGTTGTCGTCGAGCATCCGCCCGGCCCGTTCTACACTTCAGACGCGGCAGGACCGTGCGAACGGTATGCCGCTCCGCCAGCCAGCGGCCTGACCGGGACGTCGCACGCGATCGATGTCCCGGAAGACTCGATCGCGGTGTCCGGCGGGAAGCTCCAGGTTCTCCGGCGATCGCGCGGGGCCACGGCCGTGCCCCGCGGTGGTTGACCGAGACGCCCGCACCATCGGCGTGAGCACGGGCCGACGGGCGGCGCGGGCGGGGACGCTGCGCGGTGACGTGGCGCCCGATCTCCGCACCCTGGCGCGGACTGCACGGAGCACGAGGCACGGGGCCGACGCCCGGTCGGTCCCGTGCGAGCACGGTACGTCGCGCTGCGCCGCAGACGCGGTGCGGGTGTGCGAGAAGGAGGAGATGTGGCACGACCTGGCCAACGCCGGTCCGGTGGCACGCGCACTGATCCCGGTGCTCAGCGACGCCGCGCCTCGCGTCCCACCGAGCAGGGGATCATCCCGGTCCTCGCCGAGGTCGCCCGCGAGGTCGACAGCGCTGTGCAGCGACCCCCGACACGCCCGGCGGTGCGCACGAAGTTCCAGGTCGTGGCATTGCTCGTGCGCGAGGAGCGGGCCCGGGTGAAGGCCGACGGCGCTCTGACGGAGCCTGCGCGAACCAAGGAGCTCAAGCGGCTCGACGGGGTGGCGACGCTGCTGGCCAGGACCGCTGCCCGCGACACCTCGTTGCTCGCGCTGCTCGCCGAGGACGCGCGGGTCTCCGACGCGGCGCGCGCCTTCAAGGCGTCCGTGATGCGCGCCGGCGGGCTGGAGCCACCCGAGGAGCCCGCGCACGCCGCGCCGGTCGCACCGGTGCCCGGCACCGAGAACCGGGTGGTGCCCCGGTCCGTCATCTCGCGCCAGCTCGCCAACCCGTTCCTCGCCCCGGACTACGAGGGCGCGGCCGAGCGGATCGCTTCACGGGCCCGTCGGCTGGCCGGCTGGGAGCTGCTCGAACCGCTCTTCAGGTCGTTCGAGAAGGCCGCACCCGGTGCACCCGCCTGCATGCCGCTACCCGAGGCCCGCTCGGTGTCCGTTCCACCCGGCCGGGAGCTGATGCCGCACCAGGCCCAGGTCGTCACGGCCACTGCCCGCGGCCATCGCACGTTCCTGCTCGCCGACGAGCCAGGGCTCGGCAAGACCGCCCAGGCGCTGCTCGCGGCCCAGGTGGCCGGCGCCTACCCGCTGCTGGTCGTGGTGCCCAACGTGGTGAAGACGAACTGGGCGCACGAGGTCGAGATGTGGACGCCGTCGCGCCGTTCCACGGTGGTCCACGGTGACGGTGACCGGGTCGACGCGTTCGCGGACGTCGTGATCGTGAACTACGAGCTCCTGGACCGGCACGTCGGCTGGCTCGGCGACCTCGGCTTCCGCGGCATGGTCGTCGACGAGGCGCACTTCATCAAGAACAAGACGTCCCAGCGCTCCCAGCACGTCCTCGCACTCTCGGAGCGGATCCGCGCCCGCACATCCCGGCCGCTGCTGATGGCGCTCACCGGCACCCCGCTGATCAACGACATCGAGGACTTCCGAGCGATCTGGCAGCTCCTCGGCTGGATCGACGACACCAAGCCGCTCGGCGCGCTGCAGACCGCGCTCGAGGAGACCGGGCTCACCCCGGCCGACCCGGGCTTCTCCGCCGCCGCGCGGGCCAGCGTGATCGACATGGGCATCGTGCGTCGCCGCAAGGCCGACGTCGTCGCCGACATCCCCGCCCGCCGGGTGGCGGACCTGCCGGTCGAGCTCGACGGCGCGGCCGGCCGCTCGATCCGCGCCGCCGAGGCCGCGCTCGCCCGCGAGCTGGTCAGGCGCTACCGGTCCGCCATGGAGGTGCGTACCGGCGGTGGCGGGGCGGTGGTGGACGGGATCGACCACGAGCTCGCTCGCCGGGTGGCGGCGGCGGAGCTCAAGGACTCGAGCTCGCAGACCGGTGGCGAGAACGTGTTCACGATGGTCCGCCGGATCGGCCAGGCCAAGGCCGGGCTGGCCGCCGACTACGCCGCACAGCTCGCCCGCAACGTCGGCAAGGTGGTGTTCTTCGCCAAGCACGTCGACGTGATGGATCTGGCCGAGAAGACCTTCGCCGAACGGGGAATCCGCTACGCCTCGATCCGCGGCGACCAGACGCCCAAGGTGCGCGAGAAGAACATCGCCGCGTTCGTGAACGACCCCGACGTGTCGATCGTGGTGTGCTCCCTCATGGCCGCGGGTGTGGGGCTGAACCTCCAGGTCGCCTCCAACCTGGTGCTGGCCGAGCTGTCCTGGACCGACGCCGAGCAGACCCAGGCCATCGACCGGATCCACCGGATCGGCCAGTCCGAGCCCGTCACCGCGTGGCGGATCATCGCCGCGCAGACCATCGACGCCAAGATCGCGAAGCTGATCGACAGCAAATCGGGGCTGGCCGCCCGCGCGCTGGACGGAGCAGCGGACGAGGACGTCTCCTCGTCCACGGACGTTCAGCTCGAGGCCCTGGTCGGTCTGCTCACCGACGCGCTCGCCGCCGAGGGCGTGGGCTGAGCCACCGGACGACCCAGTCGAGCCGTGCAACCCCGTCGGGCCCTGTCGAGCAGCCGGGCCGGACGGTGCTGTCGAGCTCTTGACGCGACACTTGCTATTTGCAAGTGTGGGTACCGCCACATACCGGGCCCACGAGACGGAGAGCATGATGACTTCGATGTTCGTCAACCTGCCGGTGACCGACCTCGAACGCGCGAAGGCGTTCTACACGGCGATCGGATTCACCATCAACCCGGCCTTCAGCGACCACAACGCGGCCTGCGTCGTCGTCGAGGAGGACCACAGCTACTTCATGATCCTGACGCGCGAGTACTTCCAGACCTTCACCGAGCTGCCGATCGGCGACCCCGCAGTGAACCCGTCGGCGTCGACGGCGATCTTCCTCGACAGCCGCGAGGCCGTCGACAAGGCTGTCGCCGACGGCCTCGCAGCGGGCGGCTCGGAGCCGCAACCCGCCACCGACTACGGCTTCATGTACCAGCGCCAGCTCACCGACCCCGACGGCAACGCCCTCGAGTTCGGCTGGATGGACCCGGTCGCCGCCGCGCAGGGCCCCGAGGCCTACATGAACCAGCAGGCCTGAGGTCGATGGCCGCACGCGAGTACGGGCAGTACTGCGGCGTCACGCGAGCCCTCGAGCTCGTGGGCGAGCGCTGGGCACTGCTCATCGTTCGCGACCTGCTCGTCGGGCCGCGCCGCTACGGCGAGCTCGCCGCGGGGCTCCCCCGCATCCCGAGCAACATCCTGGCGGCGCGGCTCAAGGAGCTGCAGGCAGCCGGCATCATCCGCCGGGTACCGCACTCGCGCGTCATCGTCTACGAGCTGACGCCCTACGGCCGCGAGCTCGAGCCCGTCGTGCTCGCGTTCGGCGCCTGGGGCTTCAAGGCGATGGGCGAGCCGCGGGAGGAGCAGATCATCACCCCCGACTCGATGACCATGGCCCTGCGCACTGCCTTCCGGCCGCAGGTGGCGGCGAACCTGCCCGCGACCGCCTACGCGGCGCGCTTCGGTCCCGCCGAGCTGCTCATCCGGGTGGCCGGCCCCACCCTGGACGTGACGCGCGGGATGGACCGGTCGACCTCGCCTTTGCCGCGGGTCCGGGCATCCGCCGGGTCATCTCCGGCGAGCTCGCCCCGGATCGCGCGATCGCAACCGGCGTGGTGGAGGTGCTGCGCGGGCGCGGCGACCTCCTCGACCGCTTCGCGAGCACGTTCCACCTGGCCGCCTGAGCCGAGCCACGAACGCGCGCGGCGACTCGCGACGCGGTTCTGACCGCCGCTTGGTCGCTGGGAACGACGTCCCTGTACGGGCAGTAGCGAGCGGCGCAGGATGAAGACATGAGGCGTCGTCGGGCGTCGGTCGTCGTCGTGCTGGCCTTCCTGCTGCTCGCGGCGGGCTGTGGCGGCCCTGACGAGGCTCCGCGCCCCACGACTGCCTCCCCGACCTCGACCGTGGCACCGTCGCCACGTCCGTCGGCCTCCGACGACGAACCTGCTTCGCCACCGGCCGCAGCGACCACACCGGCCGCCACCAGAACCGCCGCGCCACCCTCGACGGCTCAGCCCTCTGTCCCCGCCCCCGCCCCACCGGCGCCCGCGCCGGCCCCAGCAACCCCGTCTCCCCCCGCACCCGACACTCACGTCCCGACGGCTCTCCTCGGGACCGACTGGGAACGCCTGCCGACCACAGACCGCGTCGTCGCGCTGACGTTCGACAGCGGATCGAGCGACTCAGCGGTGGCGAGCATCCTGTCGACCCTGGCGACCGAGCACGTCTCTGCGACCTTCTTCGTGACCGGCGACTTCGCCCGGCGCTACCCCGGCCAGGTCGCCGCGATCGCGTCGGCCGGTCACCGCGTGGGGAACCACAGCGACAGCCACGAGCACTACCCGGCCCTCACGGATGCGCAGATCTCTGACGACCTCGGACACGCCGAGGCGGCGATCGTCGCTGCCGGCGCGACTGCGGCGCCGTGGTTCCGGTTCCCGTACGGCGACCGCACGTCCGGGGACATCCGGGCGGTCAACGCCGCGGGCTACGTCCCGGTGCCATGGACGGTGGACACCCTCGGCTGGAAGGGCACCAGCGGCGGTCAGACGAAAGCAACCGTGGTGCAGCGCACCCTGGGCGCCGCCCAGCCGGGTGAGATCGTCCTGATGCACGTCGGCGCGAACCCGGACGACGGGACGATCCTGGACGCCCATGCCCTTCCGGAAGTCATCGCGCGCCTGCGGGCCGCGGGGTACAGCTTCGTCACCGTGGACCGGTTGCGCGGCTGAGTCGGCGCGACGGCTGCGGCCCGCGTTGCCCGTCAAGCTCACTCGCGAACCTCGACGCTGTGCCGGACTGGCGACGCGGCGTTGCGTTGGACGTGGGGCATTCGTGCCACGCGCGAAAGGGCCGTGACCGGAGGACCGCCCGGACGCGAAGAAGCAATCCCCGCCAGGCTCACCGGAGGCCGTCCAGACGAACCATCGAAAGCGCGGTCAGTAGTGCCCCGTCACCAGCAGGTCGGGCTGATGGCCGGAGCTCGGGATCCGCGCTGACGCTGCGCACGACGGGGTGGTCTCTCCCCCGAGTGGTGACGCCGACGCACACAATTGTCGCCGGGTTGCCGCACGCCAGGGACGACCGGGACCTATGACCCTTCGCACAGTCCTCGCGCCAGCGGGACGATTCAGGTGCCGCCCTCGGGGCGTGACGCGATGGGCGGGTAGGAGAACAAGCGAAGCGGTTTCCCACCGAAGGAAGCGCCGAGATGAACCCTCAGAACTATGCCGCCCGCAGTGCCCGACCAGAAGAGCAGACCTCCGGGACGACGACGACCAGGCGGTACCGAGACGTCCCCGTCGATGTCAAGCTCGTTCTTTGTGCGCTGTGGATCGCGATGCTGTTCGTGTTCGCCTACGTCGACATCTTCGGGTTCTATCGCGCTGACGTTCTCAACGCAGCGCTGGACGGCAAGGTGGCGACCACGGGATTCACGATCGACCAGACATTCCTGAGCCTCACCCTGGTCTACATCCTGATCGCCGCTCTGATGGTGGTCCTGTCGCTCGTTCTCCCACCACGCGTCAACCGGATCGTCAACATCGTCGTCAGCCTCGTCTACATCGTCACCATCATCGGGTCGGCCGTCGGCGAGACGTGGATCTACTACTTCCTCGGAAGCATCGTTGAAGTGATGCTCCTCGCCGCCGTCGCCCGGACCGCCTGGACGTGGCCGGCACCTCAGATCGCACCCGCGCTGCCATAGGCAAGCGAGGACAGCCCTCGCTGGGGCGCTTGTTGGTCGCGGAACCGGGGGCACGCACAAGGGCGCGCCTCGGCAGCCTTCGGGTCGACTGAGCTTCCGCCTCGTCCGCACGACCGCTCCCGAGTCCGGCGCCCGTGAGACGTTTCAGACTTCACCCCGTCAGAACGCGGTCGGCACCCGTTCGGCCCATGCCCGCTTTGCCTGGTTCGTGCCACTGTGCGAGCTATGGGGGACCCGAGTCTTCCTGGTCCGATGAGGAGGATTCCCGTGAAGCTCAGCTGGAGAGTCGGCGCCACGATGCTGGCAGTGGCCGCTGTCGTGGCCGTGCCGGTGCCTGCCTTGGCTGACACCGTCGCCGTGACGAACGCGGTCGTCGCTGGAGA
This window harbors:
- a CDS encoding DEAD/DEAH box helicase; its protein translation is MARPGQRRSGGTRTDPGAQRRRASRPTEQGIIPVLAEVAREVDSAVQRPPTRPAVRTKFQVVALLVREERARVKADGALTEPARTKELKRLDGVATLLARTAARDTSLLALLAEDARVSDAARAFKASVMRAGGLEPPEEPAHAAPVAPVPGTENRVVPRSVISRQLANPFLAPDYEGAAERIASRARRLAGWELLEPLFRSFEKAAPGAPACMPLPEARSVSVPPGRELMPHQAQVVTATARGHRTFLLADEPGLGKTAQALLAAQVAGAYPLLVVVPNVVKTNWAHEVEMWTPSRRSTVVHGDGDRVDAFADVVIVNYELLDRHVGWLGDLGFRGMVVDEAHFIKNKTSQRSQHVLALSERIRARTSRPLLMALTGTPLINDIEDFRAIWQLLGWIDDTKPLGALQTALEETGLTPADPGFSAAARASVIDMGIVRRRKADVVADIPARRVADLPVELDGAAGRSIRAAEAALARELVRRYRSAMEVRTGGGGAVVDGIDHELARRVAAAELKDSSSQTGGENVFTMVRRIGQAKAGLAADYAAQLARNVGKVVFFAKHVDVMDLAEKTFAERGIRYASIRGDQTPKVREKNIAAFVNDPDVSIVVCSLMAAGVGLNLQVASNLVLAELSWTDAEQTQAIDRIHRIGQSEPVTAWRIIAAQTIDAKIAKLIDSKSGLAARALDGAADEDVSSSTDVQLEALVGLLTDALAAEGVG
- a CDS encoding polysaccharide deacetylase family protein, which gives rise to MRRRRASVVVVLAFLLLAAGCGGPDEAPRPTTASPTSTVAPSPRPSASDDEPASPPAAATTPAATRTAAPPSTAQPSVPAPAPPAPAPAPATPSPPAPDTHVPTALLGTDWERLPTTDRVVALTFDSGSSDSAVASILSTLATEHVSATFFVTGDFARRYPGQVAAIASAGHRVGNHSDSHEHYPALTDAQISDDLGHAEAAIVAAGATAAPWFRFPYGDRTSGDIRAVNAAGYVPVPWTVDTLGWKGTSGGQTKATVVQRTLGAAQPGEIVLMHVGANPDDGTILDAHALPEVIARLRAAGYSFVTVDRLRG
- a CDS encoding DUF6326 family protein, yielding MNPQNYAARSARPEEQTSGTTTTRRYRDVPVDVKLVLCALWIAMLFVFAYVDIFGFYRADVLNAALDGKVATTGFTIDQTFLSLTLVYILIAALMVVLSLVLPPRVNRIVNIVVSLVYIVTIIGSAVGETWIYYFLGSIVEVMLLAAVARTAWTWPAPQIAPALP
- a CDS encoding VOC family protein, with protein sequence MTSMFVNLPVTDLERAKAFYTAIGFTINPAFSDHNAACVVVEEDHSYFMILTREYFQTFTELPIGDPAVNPSASTAIFLDSREAVDKAVADGLAAGGSEPQPATDYGFMYQRQLTDPDGNALEFGWMDPVAAAQGPEAYMNQQA